In one Methylocaldum szegediense genomic region, the following are encoded:
- a CDS encoding cobalamin-binding protein — protein MNRRLLPDRIVCLTEETTETLYLLGEEERIVGISGFTVRPPRARKEKPKVSAFTSAKIDKILDLRPDLVLGFSNLQADIARDLIKAGIAVYVFNQRSVDGILAMIRTLGALVGAEDKARSLIDRLREHMETVRRSAEALPRRPRVYFEEWDQPLISGIFWVSELIELAGGENVFADVAGEPLAGNRIIHDSHEVVRRAPDIIIGSWCGKKFRPEQLAARPGWETIPAVRDGELHEIKSCDILQPGPAALTDGLDQLAAIIHRWSERRA, from the coding sequence ATGAACCGAAGACTCTTGCCGGACCGTATCGTTTGTCTCACCGAAGAGACCACGGAAACGCTTTATTTACTGGGCGAGGAAGAGCGCATCGTCGGCATTTCCGGGTTCACCGTACGGCCACCGCGGGCGCGCAAGGAAAAACCGAAGGTCTCCGCGTTCACCAGCGCCAAAATCGACAAAATCCTGGACTTACGGCCCGATTTGGTGCTGGGTTTTTCGAATCTCCAGGCGGACATCGCGCGCGATCTGATCAAGGCAGGCATAGCGGTGTACGTGTTCAACCAGCGCTCGGTGGACGGTATTCTCGCGATGATCCGTACCTTGGGCGCTCTTGTCGGAGCGGAAGACAAGGCTCGAAGCCTGATCGACCGTCTCCGTGAACACATGGAGACGGTACGCCGTAGCGCCGAAGCGCTGCCTCGCCGTCCGCGCGTCTATTTCGAGGAATGGGACCAACCCCTGATCTCGGGAATTTTTTGGGTGTCCGAACTCATCGAACTGGCCGGCGGAGAAAACGTGTTCGCCGATGTTGCCGGTGAGCCGCTTGCCGGCAATCGCATCATTCACGATTCACACGAGGTCGTCCGGCGCGCGCCCGACATCATTATCGGTTCCTGGTGCGGAAAGAAATTCCGGCCCGAACAGCTCGCGGCCCGGCCGGGTTGGGAGACGATTCCAGCGGTACGTGACGGCGAGCTTCACGAAATCAAATCCTGCGACATCCTTCAGCCCGGTCCCGCGGCATTGACCGACGGGCTGGATCAGCTGGCCGCTATTATCCACCGCTGGTCGGAGCGCCGGGCATGA